The following are from one region of the Vibrio parahaemolyticus genome:
- a CDS encoding type III secretion protein: MLAGCGTQGQSKIATFESADLANKVVVMLNKHQIPSTLSVQKELYSVSVDESNEMKARELLTTFNFYFEKEDLNDLLESKFASLSKLEQVKSNFLQSREISNKLSVMPNIFRVSVVVTGSQKKRISVLILSLSELDSENKANIEQFLKGTLESEDKLTVSYFVQAS, from the coding sequence ATGCTAGCAGGATGTGGCACTCAAGGGCAGAGCAAAATCGCGACCTTTGAATCAGCTGATCTGGCGAATAAAGTGGTGGTTATGCTTAATAAACATCAAATTCCTAGCACGCTTTCTGTGCAAAAAGAGTTGTATTCAGTTTCCGTTGATGAATCCAATGAAATGAAAGCGAGAGAGTTGCTCACAACGTTCAATTTCTATTTTGAGAAAGAAGACCTAAATGACTTGCTGGAGTCTAAGTTTGCGAGCTTAAGTAAGCTTGAGCAAGTAAAGAGCAACTTTCTACAAAGCCGAGAAATATCGAACAAATTAAGTGTGATGCCGAATATCTTTCGCGTTAGCGTCGTGGTAACGGGCAGTCAAAAAAAACGCATCTCAGTTCTTATTTTAAGCTTGTCAGAGTTGGATTCTGAAAATAAGGCAAATATTGAGCAGTTTTTAAAAGGAACGCTGGAATCTGAAGATAAATTGACAGTGAGTTATTTTGTTCAGGCAAGTTAG
- the sctI gene encoding type III secretion system inner rod subunit SctI → MFDFSLQGVQAVKPSVLEETFNNVGEGFEDILNTLEQIRGHGDMSAVDALQLQQDVFRYSMFQEVVSKIASKSATAINEVMKAQ, encoded by the coding sequence ATGTTCGATTTTTCATTACAAGGTGTTCAGGCTGTAAAACCATCAGTACTAGAGGAAACCTTCAACAATGTAGGTGAAGGGTTTGAAGATATCCTTAATACTTTAGAACAGATCCGTGGGCATGGTGATATGTCCGCTGTTGATGCATTACAGTTGCAACAAGATGTGTTTCGCTACTCAATGTTCCAAGAGGTAGTGAGCAAAATTGCATCTAAATCAGCGACTGCGATTAACGAGGTTATGAAAGCTCAATGA